In Oreochromis niloticus isolate F11D_XX linkage group LG5, O_niloticus_UMD_NMBU, whole genome shotgun sequence, a single window of DNA contains:
- the LOC106098040 gene encoding opioid growth factor receptor-like protein 1 has translation MRVMSVLCRCCKVIMLWFGYNGFRSLWDWIVRHRNPLLLLLFPLVVFRYLTYSKKGGNESETSDDNTRPPKNSLDDEERAISPGQKRPSEEGGVPVSKRARSNQEDFQNDRSETVDETVSMVHSNESDIRTENEVDEGKKLTGPEEEFDSTEYRVHTTDEFYCDYDSTWETDPNEESPPSRIRQTTNSNHYKFSRFERAARDMQNYRHDYPNQLKTQHRKKNTNENPNLNFYLGKKRSLPDGVYITDIHEKWYGDYERLEYVHTYIQWLFPLQEPGVNYEASTLTKEEITDFLNHSIAKENLLKSYKLMLDFYGIVLCDEKTGEVRRAEHWEERFHNLNSHTHNNLRITRILKCLGTLGYPHYQVPLVHFFLEETLVNGQLPNIRDSVLSYFLFAVLDKTQRRNLIKYAYLNYEPKDEFVWCPKKIQKLWSMQSKAAKEEAADSLGSQEDTLISDSEAQEEENLSADESCNSAESHEDEETFSHNED, from the exons ATGAGGGTTATGTCGGTGCTGTGTCGCTGCTGTAAAGTAATAATGCTTTGGTTCGGATACAATGGGTTTCGCTCGCTTTGGGACTGGATAGTGCGCCACAGGAATCCTTTACTGCTCTTGCTTTTCCCATTGGTGGTGTTTAGatatttaacttattcaaagaAAGGCGGAAATGAATCTGAAACAAGCGATGACAACACACGTCCACCCAAGAATTCACTTGACGACGAAGAGAGGGCTATTAGTCCCGGACAGAAGAGGCCCTCAGAGGAAGGTGGGGTGCCCGTGAGCAAGCGAGCAAGGTCTAACCAAGAGGACTTTCAAAATGATCGATCTGAGACCGTTGATGAAACT GTTTCTATGGTACACTCAAATGAGTCTGACATACGCACAGAAAACGAAGTTGACGAAGGGAAGAAGCTGACAGGGCCGGAAGAAGAGTTTGACAGCACAGAGTATCGAGTTCACACTACCGATGAATTCTACTGCGACTATGATTCAACCTGGGAGACCGACCCGAATGAGGAGAGCCCACCCAGCAGGATCAGACAGACAACAAACTCCAACCAT TACAAGTTCAGCAGATTTGAACGTGCTGCGAGAGACATGCAGAACTACAGACATGACTACCCT AACCAACTCAAGACACAGCACAGGAAGAAGAACACAAAT GAGAATCCTAACCTGAATTTCTACCTTGGAAAGAAACGATCGTTGCCAGACG GTGTCTACATAACTGATATCCATGAAAAATGGTACGGAGACTATGAAAGACTTGAGTATGTGCACACATATATTCAGTG GTTGTTCCCACTGCAAGAACCAGGAGTGAACTATGAGGCCAGTACACTGACAAAGGAAGAAATTACG gattttcttaATCACAGCATTGCAAAGGAAAACCTGCTGAAGTCGTACAAGCTCATGTTGGACTTTTATGGTATCGTGTTGTGTGATGAAAAAACTGGAGAAGTCAGGAGAGCAGAGCACTGGGAAGAGAGATTTCACAACCTTAACAG tcacacacacaacaacctGCGCATCACTCGCATCCTGAAGTGTCTGGGAACCCTGGGTTACCCTCACTACCAAGTCCCTCTGGTCCACTTCTTCCTGGAGGAGACTCTGGTCAACGGACAACTTCCAAACATCAGGGACAGCGTCCTCAGCTACTTTTTGTTTGCTGTACTTGATAAGACACAGCGCAGAAATCTCATCAAGTATGCATATTTGAACTATGAGCCTAAAGATGAGTTTGTGTGGTGCCCAAAGAAAATCCAAAAATTGTGGTCAATGCAGTCCAAGGCAGCAAAGGAAGAGGCCGCTGACTCTCTGGGGTCACAGGAGGACACTCTGATTTCTGACAGTGAAGCACAAGAAGAGGAAAACCTGTCTGCAGATGAGTCGTGTAACAGTGCAGAGTCTCACGAGGATGAAGAAACCTTCAGCCATAATGAAGATTGA
- the LOC109202188 gene encoding LOW QUALITY PROTEIN: opioid growth factor receptor-like (The sequence of the model RefSeq protein was modified relative to this genomic sequence to represent the inferred CDS: substituted 1 base at 1 genomic stop codon), whose amino-acid sequence MAWFRNKSSTSPYSTLDMKVDRNESKTTTENEDSFRSLSEHAEGDVSEGQHEADESQEPESRVTGPKEEEEEFDSREYRVHTTDEFYCDYDSTWETDPNEESPPSRIRQTTNSNYYKFSRFERAARDMQNFRHDYPNQIKTQHRKKNTNDDKPNLNFYLGKKRSVPDGVYITDIHEKXYGDYERLEYVQTYIQWLFPLQEPGVNYEASTLTKEEITDFLNHSIAKENLLKSYKLMLDFYGIVLCDEKTGEVRRAEHWEERFHNLNSHTHNNLCITRILKCLGNLGYPHYQAPLVYFFLEETLVNGQLPNIRDSVLSYFLFAVLNKTQCRNLIKYAYLNYEPKDEFVWCPKKIKKLWSMQSKAAKEDAADSLGSQEDTLISDIEAQEEENLSADELCRIV is encoded by the exons ATGGCGTGGTTTAGAAACAAGAGCTCTACTTCACCGTACTCAACTTTAGACATGAAAGTAGACAGAAATGAGTCTAAAACAACCACAGAAAACGAAGATTCATTCAGAAGTTTATCTGAACACGCAGAGGGGGATGTCAGTGAGGGTCAACATGAGGCTGATGAAAGCCAGGAGCCCGAGAGCAGGGTGACAGggccaaaagaagaagaggaagagttTGACAGCAGAGAGTATCGAGTTCACACTACCGATGAATTCTACTGCGACTATGATTCAACCTGGGAGACCGACCCGAATGAGGAGAGCCCACCCAGCAGGATCAGACAGACAACAAACTCCAACTAT TACAAGTTCAGCAGATTTGAACGTGCTGCGAGAGACATGCAGAACTTCAGACATGACTACCCT AACCAAATCAAGACACAGCACAGGAAGAAGAACACAAAT GACGACAAGCCTAACCTGAATTTCTACCTTGGAAAGAAACGATCGGTGCCAGACG GTGTCTACATAACTGATATCCATGAAAAATAGTACGGAGACTATGAAAGACTTGAGTATGTGCAAACCTATATTCAGTG GTTGTTCCCACTGCAAGAACCAGGAGTGAACTATGAGGCCAGTACACTGACAAAGGAAGAAATTACG gattttcttaATCACAGCATTGCAAAGGAAAACCTGCTGAAGTCGTACAAGCTCATGTTGGACTTTTATGGTATCGTGTTGTGTGATGAAAAAACTGGAGAAGTCAGGAGAGCAGAGCACTGGGAAGAGAGATTTCACAACCTTAACAG tcacacacacaacaacctGTGCATCACTCGCATCCTGAAGTGTCTGGGAAACCTGGGTTACCCTCACTACCAAGCCCCTCTGGTCTACTTCTTCCTGGAGGAGACTCTGGTCAACGGACAACTTCCAAACATCAGGGACAGCGTCCTCAGCTACTTTTTGTTTGCTGTACTTAATAAGACACAGTGCAGAAATCTCATCAAGTATGCATATTTGAACTATGAGCCTAAAGATGAGTTTGTGTGGTGcccaaagaaaatcaaaaaattGTGGTCAATGCAGTCCAAGGCAGCAAAGGAAGATGCCGCTGACTCTCTGGGGTCACAGGAGGACACTCTGATTTCTGACATTGAAGCACAAGAAGAGGAAAACCTGTCTGCAGATGAGTTGTGTAGAATCGTGTAG